One Sphingomicrobium marinum genomic window carries:
- the scpA gene encoding methylmalonyl-CoA mutase — MTDKPTRSDWEEKAEKEARGRDLKVTTPEHITLQNVYGPEDVEGLDPGYPGLPPYTRGPYATMYAGRPWTIRQYAGFSTAEESNAFYRRNLAAGQKGLSVAFDLATHRGYDSDHERVAGDVGKAGVAIDTVEDMKLLFDGIPLDEMSVSMTMNGAVLPVMAFYIVAGEEQGVDHAQLSGTIQNDILKEFMVRNTYIYPPAPSMRIVSDIIAYTSEEMPRFNSISISGYHMHEAGATAVQELAYTLADGVEYARTAMDAGMELDSFAPRLSFFFGIGMNFFMEVAKLRAARTLWAELMTDLGAKSEKSKLLRTHCQTSGVSLTEQDPYNNVIRTTIEAMAATLGGTQSLHTNSFDEAVALPTDRSARIARNTQLILAEESGITAVADPLGGSYYVEALTAQLVEKAKELIDEVEAAGGMTKAVADGLPKRHIEEAAAERAAKVDTGETVIVGVNKYRREKEDELDILEVDNAKVRASQIARIEEVKAKRDEAEVKAALEALEEGARGDENLLRLSVRAARARATLGEISYALERAFGRYDTRPTPVSGIYGQRADAAWEAVKDGTQSVTQRMGRAPKMFVAKMGQDGHDRGANLVSSAFGDLGFDIVAGPLFQTPREAAQMAVDKGVDVVGASSLAAGHKTLIPELVGHLKDMGRSDIKVIAGGVIPPQDYQFLREKGVQAIFGPGTNLADAADEVLRLLGHNKPPRDEAAE; from the coding sequence ATGACTGACAAACCGACCCGTTCCGACTGGGAAGAAAAAGCCGAAAAAGAAGCGCGTGGACGCGATCTCAAGGTCACCACGCCCGAGCATATCACGCTGCAAAACGTCTATGGGCCCGAGGATGTCGAGGGGCTCGATCCCGGCTATCCCGGGCTGCCGCCCTATACGCGGGGCCCTTATGCGACGATGTATGCGGGGCGGCCGTGGACGATCCGGCAATATGCGGGCTTTTCGACTGCGGAGGAATCGAACGCTTTCTATCGCCGTAACCTCGCGGCGGGGCAGAAGGGGCTGTCGGTTGCCTTCGATCTGGCGACGCACCGCGGCTACGATAGCGATCACGAACGGGTCGCGGGCGATGTCGGCAAGGCGGGCGTCGCGATCGATACGGTCGAGGACATGAAATTGCTCTTCGACGGCATTCCGCTCGACGAGATGAGCGTGTCGATGACGATGAACGGCGCGGTGCTGCCGGTGATGGCCTTCTATATCGTCGCAGGCGAAGAGCAGGGTGTCGACCACGCCCAGCTGTCGGGCACGATTCAAAATGACATTCTTAAAGAATTCATGGTGCGCAATACGTACATCTATCCGCCCGCGCCCTCGATGCGGATCGTCAGCGATATCATCGCCTATACGAGCGAGGAGATGCCGCGCTTCAACTCGATTTCGATTTCGGGCTATCATATGCACGAGGCTGGCGCGACGGCGGTGCAGGAGCTTGCCTATACGCTGGCCGATGGCGTCGAATATGCGCGCACCGCGATGGATGCGGGCATGGAGTTGGACAGCTTTGCGCCGCGCCTGTCCTTTTTCTTCGGCATCGGGATGAACTTCTTCATGGAGGTGGCGAAGCTGCGGGCGGCGCGGACCTTGTGGGCCGAGCTGATGACCGATCTTGGCGCCAAGTCGGAGAAGTCGAAGCTGCTGCGCACGCACTGCCAGACTTCGGGTGTCAGCCTGACCGAGCAGGACCCGTACAACAACGTGATCCGCACCACGATCGAGGCGATGGCGGCAACGCTTGGCGGGACGCAAAGCTTGCACACAAACAGCTTTGACGAGGCGGTCGCGCTGCCGACCGATCGCAGTGCGCGTATCGCCCGCAACACGCAGCTGATCCTCGCCGAGGAAAGCGGGATCACCGCGGTCGCCGATCCGCTCGGCGGGTCATACTATGTCGAAGCGCTGACGGCGCAGCTGGTCGAAAAGGCCAAGGAGCTGATCGACGAGGTCGAGGCGGCGGGCGGCATGACCAAGGCGGTCGCCGACGGCCTGCCCAAACGCCACATCGAGGAGGCCGCCGCAGAGCGTGCGGCCAAGGTGGATACGGGCGAGACGGTGATCGTGGGCGTGAACAAATATCGCCGCGAGAAAGAGGACGAGCTCGATATCCTAGAGGTCGACAATGCCAAGGTGCGCGCCTCGCAGATCGCGCGGATCGAGGAGGTGAAGGCCAAGCGCGACGAGGCCGAGGTGAAGGCGGCGCTGGAGGCTTTGGAAGAAGGCGCGCGCGGCGATGAGAACTTGCTACGCCTGTCGGTGCGCGCGGCGCGGGCGCGGGCGACGCTTGGCGAGATCAGCTATGCCCTCGAACGCGCGTTCGGGCGCTACGATACGCGGCCGACGCCGGTCAGCGGGATTTATGGCCAGCGCGCCGATGCGGCGTGGGAAGCGGTCAAGGACGGCACCCAGTCGGTCACGCAGCGCATGGGCCGTGCGCCAAAAATGTTCGTCGCCAAGATGGGGCAGGATGGGCATGATCGCGGGGCCAACCTGGTGAGCTCGGCCTTTGGCGATCTGGGCTTCGACATTGTCGCAGGCCCGCTCTTCCAGACCCCGCGCGAGGCCGCGCAGATGGCGGTGGACAAGGGCGTCGACGTGGTCGGCGCCTCCAGCCTCGCCGCGGGCCACAAGACGCTGATCCCCGAGCTGGTCGGGCATCTGAAGGATATGGGCCGCAGCGACATCAAGGTGATCGCCGGCGGCGTAATCCCGCCGCAGGACTACCAGTTCCTGCGTGAAAAGGGCGTGCAGGCGATCTTCGGGCCGGGCACGAATTTGGCCGATGCGGCGGACGAGGTGCTGCGCCTGCTCGGGCATAACAAGCCGCCGAGGGATGAGGCTGCGGAGTGA
- the mce gene encoding methylmalonyl-CoA epimerase, whose product MKLGRLNHVGVATPSIQDSIAHYRDTMGVEVIREPFDLPAQGVKVCFVDTPNSQIELIEPLGDTSPIIKFLEKNPLGGQHHLCFEVPDIEEARAYFEGKGKRILGPTRIGAHGTPIFFLHPKDMEGVLTEIMESPKQAH is encoded by the coding sequence ATGAAACTTGGCCGTCTCAACCATGTCGGCGTCGCTACTCCGTCGATCCAAGACTCCATCGCGCATTATCGCGATACTATGGGGGTCGAGGTTATTCGCGAACCCTTCGACCTGCCCGCGCAGGGGGTGAAGGTCTGTTTTGTCGATACGCCCAATAGCCAGATCGAGCTGATCGAGCCGCTGGGCGACACCTCGCCGATCATAAAGTTTCTCGAGAAGAATCCGCTCGGCGGGCAGCATCATCTTTGCTTCGAAGTGCCCGATATCGAAGAAGCGCGGGCCTATTTCGAGGGCAAGGGCAAGCGCATCCTGGGGCCGACGCGGATCGGCGCGCACGGCACCCCTATCTTCTTCCTCCATCCCAAGGATATGGAAGGGGTGCTGACCGAAATCATGGAAAGCCCCAAGCAGGCGCACTGA
- a CDS encoding acyl-CoA carboxylase subunit beta yields MGGGQKRIDAQHAKGRLTARERLTVLLDDDSFEELDMFVEHNATDFGMADNKVPGDGVVTGSGTINGRFTYVFSQDFTVFGGSLSERHAEKICKVMDMAMKTGVPVIGLNDSGGARIQEGVASLAGYAEVFQRNVLASGVVPQLSLIMGPCAGGAVYSPAMTDFIFMVEDTSYMFVTGPEVVKTVTNEEVTQEELGGAITHTTKSGVADRAFENDIDALLATREFFSYLPQSNRDDVPVVPTEDPWDRMEDSLDTVIPPSANQPYDMHEVIAKVADEGRFFELQPRHAANIIIGFCRIEGRTVGVVANQPMVLAGVLDINSSMKAARFVRFCDAFEIPILTFVDVPGFLPGVGQEHNGIIKHGAKLLFAYAEATVPKITVITRKAYGGAYDVMASKHLRGDLNYAWPSAEIAVMGAKGAVEIIFRKNRDDPDKIAEKTKEYEDRFANPFVAASMGFIDEVIMPHSTRKRVALGLRKLRDKQLENPWKKHDNIPL; encoded by the coding sequence ATGGGTGGCGGGCAGAAGCGTATCGATGCGCAGCACGCCAAGGGCCGGCTGACCGCGCGCGAGCGGCTGACCGTGCTGCTCGACGACGACAGCTTCGAAGAGCTCGATATGTTCGTCGAGCATAATGCGACCGATTTTGGCATGGCCGACAACAAGGTGCCGGGCGATGGCGTCGTCACCGGTTCAGGCACGATCAACGGGCGCTTCACCTATGTCTTCAGCCAGGATTTCACCGTATTCGGCGGCTCGCTTTCCGAGCGCCACGCGGAGAAGATTTGCAAGGTGATGGACATGGCGATGAAGACGGGTGTGCCCGTCATCGGCCTCAACGATTCGGGCGGCGCGCGCATCCAGGAAGGCGTTGCCAGCCTTGCCGGCTATGCCGAGGTGTTCCAGCGCAATGTGCTCGCCAGCGGGGTGGTGCCGCAGCTGTCGCTCATCATGGGGCCGTGCGCGGGGGGCGCGGTCTATAGCCCTGCGATGACCGATTTCATCTTCATGGTGGAAGACACGAGCTACATGTTCGTGACCGGGCCCGAAGTGGTGAAGACCGTTACCAACGAGGAAGTCACGCAGGAAGAGCTGGGCGGCGCGATCACGCACACGACCAAATCGGGCGTAGCGGACCGGGCGTTCGAGAACGATATCGACGCGCTGCTGGCGACCCGCGAATTTTTCTCCTACCTGCCGCAGTCCAACCGCGATGACGTGCCGGTGGTGCCGACCGAGGATCCGTGGGACCGGATGGAGGACAGTCTCGACACGGTGATCCCGCCGAGCGCCAACCAGCCCTATGACATGCATGAGGTGATCGCGAAAGTCGCGGACGAGGGGCGCTTTTTCGAGCTGCAGCCGCGCCATGCCGCCAACATCATCATCGGTTTTTGCCGGATCGAGGGGCGCACGGTGGGCGTGGTCGCCAACCAGCCCATGGTGCTGGCGGGCGTGCTCGACATCAATTCATCGATGAAGGCGGCGCGCTTCGTGCGCTTCTGCGATGCGTTCGAAATTCCGATCCTGACGTTCGTGGACGTGCCGGGCTTCCTGCCGGGCGTGGGGCAGGAGCATAATGGAATCATCAAGCATGGCGCGAAGCTGCTGTTTGCTTATGCCGAGGCGACGGTGCCCAAGATCACGGTGATCACGCGCAAGGCCTATGGCGGGGCGTATGACGTGATGGCGTCGAAGCATCTGCGCGGTGATTTGAACTATGCCTGGCCGAGCGCGGAAATCGCGGTGATGGGCGCCAAGGGCGCGGTCGAGATCATTTTCCGAAAGAATCGCGACGATCCCGACAAGATCGCGGAAAAGACCAAGGAATATGAAGACCGCTTCGCCAACCCCTTCGTGGCGGCGAGCATGGGCTTCATCGACGAAGTGATCATGCCGCATTCGACGAGGAAGCGGGTGGCGCTGGGGTTAAGGAAGCTGCGCGACAAGCAGCTCGAGAACCCGTGGAAGAAGCATGATAATATTCCGTTGTGA
- the pyk gene encoding pyruvate kinase — protein MATTLKPRGRKVRILATLGPASDTPEMIEKLMRTGADAFRINMSHGEQADKAQLVHHIRELEDKLGRPTTIVADLQGPKLRVGTFADGKVEVKKGDTFTLDRDEAPGDASRVHLPHPELFEAIEKGSLLLIDDGKIRLKVIEVHADRIVTEVKVSGTISDRKGVNVPDVLIPIPALTEKDRSDLDYMLELEVDWVALSFVQRPEDVQEAADIIDGRAAIIAKIEKPQAVEKLDEILEVADGVMVARGDLGVELPPEKVPPVQNKIVSTARHVGKPVVVATQMLESMITSPTPTRAEVNDVADAIYDGADAVMLSAESAAGKYPVEAVKMMDRIGRAVEADERHHDRVHFTETKPEATTADALAESARGIARTIGAKAMACYTSSGSTARRIVRERPHVTTLVMTASRKVARRLGLLWGAHAVHTRDVDNFEEMVGKARRMALRHHIAGADDRIVIMAGVPFGQSGSTNVIHVVRIKGDELDVYQRKLEL, from the coding sequence ATGGCAACGACGTTGAAACCGCGCGGGCGCAAAGTTCGCATCCTCGCGACCCTTGGCCCGGCTTCCGATACGCCGGAGATGATCGAGAAACTGATGCGCACGGGGGCGGATGCATTTCGTATCAACATGAGCCATGGCGAGCAGGCCGACAAGGCACAGCTCGTGCATCACATCCGCGAGCTTGAGGACAAGCTTGGCCGCCCGACGACAATCGTTGCCGATTTGCAGGGGCCCAAGCTACGCGTCGGCACTTTTGCAGACGGCAAGGTCGAGGTGAAGAAGGGCGACACGTTCACGCTTGACCGTGACGAAGCGCCGGGCGATGCCAGCCGCGTCCACCTGCCGCACCCCGAACTGTTCGAGGCGATCGAGAAGGGATCGCTGCTGTTGATCGACGACGGCAAGATACGCCTGAAGGTCATCGAGGTGCATGCCGACCGTATCGTCACCGAGGTAAAGGTTTCGGGCACGATATCGGACCGCAAGGGTGTCAACGTGCCCGACGTGTTGATCCCCATCCCGGCGCTGACCGAAAAGGACCGCAGCGATCTCGACTACATGCTCGAGCTCGAGGTGGACTGGGTGGCACTGTCCTTCGTGCAGCGCCCCGAAGACGTGCAGGAAGCCGCCGACATCATCGACGGCCGCGCCGCGATCATCGCCAAGATCGAAAAGCCGCAGGCGGTCGAGAAATTGGACGAAATCCTGGAAGTCGCCGATGGCGTAATGGTCGCACGCGGGGATCTGGGTGTCGAACTACCGCCTGAAAAGGTGCCACCGGTGCAGAACAAGATCGTGTCGACCGCGCGTCACGTGGGCAAGCCTGTGGTGGTGGCGACGCAGATGCTCGAAAGCATGATCACCTCGCCAACGCCCACGCGCGCCGAAGTGAATGACGTCGCCGATGCCATCTATGACGGCGCCGATGCGGTGATGCTGTCAGCCGAAAGCGCGGCGGGGAAATATCCGGTCGAAGCGGTCAAGATGATGGACCGGATCGGGCGCGCGGTCGAAGCCGACGAACGCCATCACGACCGTGTCCACTTCACCGAAACCAAGCCCGAAGCGACCACCGCCGACGCACTGGCTGAAAGCGCCCGCGGCATCGCGCGCACGATCGGGGCGAAGGCGATGGCCTGTTATACCTCATCGGGTTCGACCGCGCGGCGCATCGTGCGCGAGCGCCCGCACGTCACTACATTGGTCATGACCGCAAGCCGCAAGGTCGCGCGCCGCCTCGGCCTGCTGTGGGGTGCGCATGCCGTGCACACCCGCGACGTCGACAATTTCGAGGAAATGGTGGGCAAGGCCCGCCGCATGGCGCTGCGCCACCATATCGCGGGCGCGGACGATCGCATCGTCATCATGGCGGGCGTGCCGTTCGGCCAGTCCGGCTCGACCAACGTGATCCACGTCGTGCGCATCAAGGGCGACGAGCTCGATGTCTACCAGCGTAAGTTGGAGCTTTGA
- a CDS encoding DUF2312 domain-containing protein, with amino-acid sequence MADGAIAADQLKLFIERIERLEEEKKAIADDISDVYKEAKANGYDAKIMRTIVRLRKMESHELQEQDALIETYRAAVGLS; translated from the coding sequence ATGGCAGATGGAGCCATCGCCGCTGACCAGCTGAAACTTTTCATCGAGCGCATCGAGCGCCTTGAGGAAGAAAAGAAGGCCATCGCCGACGACATCAGCGACGTCTATAAGGAAGCCAAGGCCAATGGCTACGACGCCAAGATCATGCGCACCATCGTGCGCCTGAGGAAGATGGAAAGCCACGAGCTGCAGGAACAGGACGCGCTGATCGAAACCTACCGCGCCGCGGTCGGCCTCAGCTAA
- a CDS encoding heavy metal-binding domain-containing protein, with amino-acid sequence MIVATTHRIEGRPVTAYLGIVSGEVIIGANIFKDLFAGIRDIVGGRSGAYEKALDDARKEALLELQADARDLGADAIIGVDIDYEVIGQQGSMLMVAVSGTAVKLG; translated from the coding sequence ATGATCGTCGCCACCACCCACCGTATCGAGGGTCGCCCCGTCACCGCCTATCTGGGCATCGTGTCGGGCGAGGTCATTATCGGCGCCAACATCTTCAAGGACCTTTTCGCAGGCATACGCGACATCGTCGGCGGGCGGTCGGGCGCCTATGAAAAAGCGCTCGACGACGCGCGCAAGGAAGCGCTTCTCGAACTGCAGGCCGATGCGCGCGATCTGGGCGCCGATGCGATCATCGGGGTCGACATCGATTACGAAGTGATCGGCCAGCAGGGCTCGATGCTGATGGTCGCGGTCTCCGGCACCGCGGTCAAACTGGGCTAG
- a CDS encoding YebC/PmpR family DNA-binding transcriptional regulator: MAGHSKFANIKHRKGAQDKKRSALFSKLSREITVAAKMGLPDPDMNPRLRLAVNTALKQSMPKDNIKKAIDKATASEGEDYEEIRYEGYGPNGVALIIETLSDNRNRTATSVRTILSKNGGNLGSSGAVAHSFDRLGLIEYKAEGLSEEKVLEAAMEAGADDIQSDDETHAIWTEADQLHEVASALEKTLGEPETAKLAWRPQIEQEVEGKDADTLVKLIDALEDDDDVQTVWGNYTFSDAELERLGQAD; the protein is encoded by the coding sequence ATGGCAGGCCATAGTAAATTCGCCAACATCAAGCATCGCAAGGGCGCGCAGGACAAGAAGCGCTCGGCGCTCTTTTCCAAGTTAAGCCGCGAAATCACCGTCGCGGCCAAGATGGGCCTGCCCGATCCCGACATGAATCCGCGCCTGCGCCTCGCGGTCAACACCGCGCTCAAGCAGTCGATGCCCAAGGACAATATCAAGAAGGCGATCGACAAGGCGACCGCGTCCGAAGGCGAAGATTACGAAGAAATCCGCTATGAAGGCTATGGCCCCAACGGCGTCGCGCTGATCATCGAAACGCTCTCGGACAACCGCAACCGCACCGCCACCAGCGTGCGCACGATCCTGTCGAAAAACGGCGGCAATCTCGGGTCTTCCGGCGCGGTCGCGCACAGCTTCGATCGCCTCGGCCTGATCGAATACAAGGCCGAAGGGCTGTCCGAGGAAAAGGTCCTCGAAGCCGCGATGGAAGCCGGCGCGGACGATATCCAGTCGGACGATGAAACGCACGCCATCTGGACCGAAGCCGACCAGCTCCACGAGGTCGCCTCGGCGCTCGAAAAGACGCTGGGCGAACCCGAAACCGCCAAGCTGGCGTGGCGCCCGCAGATCGAGCAGGAGGTCGAGGGCAAAGACGCCGATACGCTCGTCAAGCTGATCGATGCGCTCGAGGATGACGACGACGTCCAGACGGTCTGGGGCAACTACACTTTTTCGGACGCCGAACTCGAACGTCTCGGCCAGGCCGACTAG
- a CDS encoding DUF3147 family protein, protein MGWLLTKALLSGLIIAAVSEIAKRFPAWGALVASLPLVSILAMLWLWREKPDVANMAHHSEATFWFVLPSLPMFLLIPTLLRHGWDFHLSLLAGCLLTVCLYSGMIWLGPRVGIDIS, encoded by the coding sequence ATGGGCTGGCTGCTGACGAAGGCACTTCTCAGCGGCTTGATCATCGCTGCCGTTTCCGAAATTGCCAAGCGCTTCCCCGCCTGGGGAGCGCTAGTGGCATCGCTACCGCTTGTCTCGATCCTCGCCATGCTGTGGTTGTGGCGCGAGAAGCCCGACGTCGCCAACATGGCGCATCATAGCGAGGCGACCTTCTGGTTCGTCCTGCCAAGCCTGCCGATGTTCCTGCTCATCCCGACATTGTTGCGGCATGGCTGGGACTTTCACCTGAGCCTGCTGGCGGGCTGCCTTCTCACTGTCTGCCTCTATTCGGGAATGATCTGGCTCGGACCGCGTGTCGGGATCGATATTTCATGA
- the ruvC gene encoding crossover junction endodeoxyribonuclease RuvC: protein MIVLGIDPGLGTTGWGLIEAAGNRLIHLGNGQIKSPAKAPLPARLAILAHHLEEVIEEAEPDCAAIEEVFVNKNAQSTLKLAQARGALLLCCARAGLELDEYAPRLVKKAVVGTGSAEKAQIHAMVGRLMPGCDIAGPDAADALAVAITHAHHARAPR from the coding sequence ATGATCGTCCTGGGCATCGACCCCGGGCTTGGGACCACCGGCTGGGGGCTAATCGAGGCCGCGGGCAATCGCCTGATTCACCTCGGCAACGGGCAGATCAAGTCGCCCGCCAAGGCGCCGCTGCCGGCGCGGCTCGCCATCCTCGCGCATCACCTCGAAGAAGTGATCGAGGAGGCCGAGCCCGATTGCGCGGCGATCGAGGAAGTTTTCGTCAACAAGAACGCCCAGTCGACGCTCAAGCTCGCGCAGGCCCGGGGCGCATTGCTGCTCTGCTGCGCGCGCGCCGGGCTCGAGCTCGACGAATATGCGCCGCGACTCGTCAAGAAGGCGGTGGTCGGCACCGGTTCCGCCGAAAAAGCGCAAATCCACGCCATGGTCGGGCGCCTGATGCCCGGCTGCGACATTGCCGGGCCCGATGCCGCCGATGCGCTCGCCGTTGCCATCACCCACGCACACCATGCCCGCGCCCCGCGCTAA
- a CDS encoding glycerophosphodiester phosphodiesterase family protein, whose amino-acid sequence MPAPRAKPVVIAHRGASAERPEHTLEAYARAIALGADYIEPDLVATRDGHLVARHEAELSGTTDIADRKEFAERKSARTINGREVTGWFAHDLTLAELKRLRARERLPLIRPGNARFNGQFQIPTFAEIVTLARSADRRVGVYPELKTPSFLMEAAGIDVVALMAAELRRLDLADADAPVFVQCFETAPLQRLATLVDTPRIMLLGQRSDAPDEMATIATFASGIGANIQLLLEGDLAPTSLVEEAHAAGLLVHGWTLRAENIFLPERLRKGDIPADLGDYATLWNALIATGADGFFIDNLAEWNALAAARD is encoded by the coding sequence ATGCCCGCGCCCCGCGCTAAACCGGTTGTCATTGCCCATCGCGGCGCCAGCGCCGAACGCCCCGAACACACGCTCGAAGCCTATGCCCGCGCCATCGCGCTGGGCGCCGACTATATCGAACCCGATCTCGTCGCGACCAGGGACGGGCATCTCGTTGCCCGCCACGAAGCCGAACTGTCGGGCACCACCGACATCGCCGATCGAAAGGAATTCGCTGAGCGAAAGTCCGCCCGGACGATCAATGGCCGCGAGGTCACCGGCTGGTTCGCGCATGATCTGACTCTCGCCGAACTAAAAAGACTGCGCGCCCGCGAACGTCTCCCGCTCATCCGTCCGGGCAATGCCCGCTTTAACGGCCAATTCCAGATCCCGACTTTTGCCGAGATCGTCACCCTTGCCCGCAGCGCGGATCGCCGCGTCGGCGTCTATCCCGAGTTAAAGACCCCTAGCTTTCTAATGGAAGCTGCCGGCATCGATGTCGTCGCCCTCATGGCCGCCGAGCTGCGCCGCCTCGATCTTGCTGATGCTGATGCCCCGGTCTTCGTGCAATGTTTCGAAACCGCCCCGCTCCAGCGCCTCGCAACGCTCGTAGATACCCCGCGGATCATGCTGCTCGGCCAGCGCAGCGATGCCCCCGACGAGATGGCAACCATCGCAACCTTCGCCAGCGGCATCGGTGCAAACATTCAGCTGCTGCTCGAAGGCGATCTCGCGCCCACCTCGCTGGTGGAAGAAGCCCACGCCGCCGGCCTCCTCGTCCATGGCTGGACGCTGCGCGCCGAAAACATCTTCTTGCCCGAGCGTTTGCGCAAGGGCGACATCCCCGCCGACCTGGGCGATTATGCGACCTTGTGGAACGCCTTGATCGCCACCGGTGCAGACGGTTTCTTCATCGACAATCTTGCCGAATGGAACGCGCTTGCCGCCGCCCGCGATTGA
- the ruvA gene encoding Holliday junction branch migration protein RuvA, whose product MIARLTGKLAEITADACVLDVAGVGYLVHCSGRTLEAIGGVGSHVLLLTEMQVREDAMTLYGFKDDAERATFRALTSVQGVGGRVALAILTVLTADELAQAVSTGDKAMVARANGVGPKLAMRIVNELAGKLGDPALGGAPAPQKGSFAADALSALTGLGFKPAEASKAVQAAQEELGADATLDALVRTALKKAGK is encoded by the coding sequence ATGATCGCTCGCCTCACCGGAAAACTTGCGGAAATCACCGCCGACGCGTGCGTGCTCGATGTCGCGGGCGTTGGCTATCTCGTCCATTGTTCGGGGCGGACGCTGGAGGCGATCGGCGGCGTCGGATCGCACGTTCTCCTCCTCACCGAGATGCAGGTGCGCGAGGATGCGATGACGCTCTACGGCTTCAAGGACGATGCCGAACGCGCCACCTTTCGCGCGCTCACCAGCGTCCAGGGCGTCGGCGGCCGCGTCGCGCTCGCCATCCTCACCGTCCTCACCGCTGATGAACTGGCGCAGGCCGTCAGCACCGGCGACAAGGCAATGGTCGCGCGCGCCAACGGCGTCGGCCCCAAGCTTGCGATGCGCATCGTCAACGAACTCGCAGGCAAGCTCGGCGACCCGGCGCTGGGCGGCGCGCCCGCCCCGCAAAAAGGCAGTTTTGCCGCTGACGCTCTATCGGCCCTCACCGGGCTCGGCTTCAAACCCGCCGAAGCCAGCAAGGCGGTGCAGGCCGCGCAGGAAGAACTCGGCGCCGACGCCACGCTTGATGCGCTCGTGCGCACCGCGCTCAAGAAAGCGGGCAAGTGA
- the ruvB gene encoding Holliday junction branch migration DNA helicase RuvB, which translates to MATDPDRLTTPERRAEDVDAALRPKALDEFIGQKSARENLRVFVNAAKSREEALDHVLLFGPPGLGKTTLAGILAREMGVGFRATSGPVIGKSGDLAALLTNLEEGDVLFIDEIHRLNPAVEEVLYPAMEDRALDIMIGEGPSARSVRIDLPPFTLVGATTRQGLLTTPLRDRFGIPVRLNFYTVEELEQVVTRAAGLLSAPVAKDGATEIARRSRGTPRIAGRLLRRVRDFAHAAGADTIDAKTADSALKRLEIDELGLDAMDRRYLTMIADLYGGGPVGIETLAAGLSEPRDTIEDVIEPYLIQLGLIARTARGRCLNGRGWKHLGITPPKSAQDGLFDGGK; encoded by the coding sequence ATGGCCACCGATCCCGACCGCCTGACCACGCCCGAGCGACGCGCCGAAGACGTCGATGCGGCGCTGCGCCCCAAGGCGCTCGATGAATTCATCGGTCAGAAGAGCGCGCGCGAAAATCTGCGCGTCTTCGTCAATGCCGCCAAGAGCCGCGAGGAAGCGCTCGATCATGTCCTACTGTTTGGCCCGCCTGGGCTCGGCAAGACCACGCTCGCGGGCATCCTCGCGCGCGAGATGGGTGTCGGTTTTCGCGCCACCAGCGGCCCCGTCATCGGCAAGTCGGGCGATCTTGCCGCGCTGCTGACCAACCTCGAAGAAGGCGACGTCCTCTTCATCGACGAGATTCATCGGCTCAATCCGGCGGTCGAGGAGGTGCTGTATCCCGCGATGGAAGACCGCGCGCTCGACATCATGATCGGCGAAGGTCCGTCGGCCCGCTCGGTCCGCATCGACCTGCCGCCCTTCACGCTCGTCGGCGCCACCACGCGGCAGGGATTGCTCACCACCCCGCTGCGCGATCGCTTCGGTATTCCGGTGCGCCTCAATTTTTACACGGTCGAAGAACTCGAACAGGTCGTCACCCGCGCTGCCGGGCTGCTCAGCGCCCCCGTCGCCAAGGATGGTGCGACCGAGATCGCGCGGCGCAGCCGCGGGACACCGCGCATCGCCGGACGCCTGCTGCGCCGCGTCCGCGATTTCGCGCATGCCGCGGGTGCAGACACGATCGATGCCAAAACCGCCGACAGTGCCCTGAAGCGCCTCGAGATCGACGAGCTCGGCCTCGACGCCATGGACCGGCGTTACCTCACCATGATCGCCGATCTTTATGGCGGCGGCCCCGTTGGTATCGAGACGCTCGCCGCGGGCCTGTCCGAACCGCGCGACACGATCGAGGACGTCATCGAGCCCTATCTCATTCAGCTTGGCCTCATCGCGCGCACGGCAAGAGGTCGCTGCCTCAACGGGCGCGGCTGGAAGCATCTCGGCATCACCCCGCCCAAGAGCGCGCAGGACGGATTGTTCGACGGAGGGAAATAA